In Grus americana isolate bGruAme1 chromosome 17, bGruAme1.mat, whole genome shotgun sequence, the following proteins share a genomic window:
- the EIF6 gene encoding eukaryotic translation initiation factor 6 has protein sequence MAVRASFENNNELGCFAKLTNAYCLVAIGGSENFYSVFEGELFGTIPVVHASISGCRIIGRMCVGNRHGLLVPSSTTDQELQHIRNSLPDSVRIQRVEERLSALGNVTTCNDYVALVHPDLDRETEEILADVLKVEVFRQTVADQVLVGSYCVFSNQGGIVHPKTSIDDQDELSSLLQVPLVAGTVNRGSEVIAAGMVVNDWCAFCGLDTTSTELSVIESIFKLNEAQPSTIATNMRDSLIDSLT, from the exons ATGGCCGTACGCGCCAGCTTCGAGAACAACAACGAGCTGGGCTGCTTCGCCAAGCTCACCAACGCCTACTGCCTCGTGGCCATCGGCGGCTCCGAGAACTTCTACAG CGTCTTCGAGGGGGAGCTCTTCGGGACCATCCCGGTGGTGCACGCCTCCATCAGCGGCTGCCGCATCATCGGCAGAATGTGTGTGG gAAACAGACACGGACTGTTGGTCCCAAGCAGTACGACAGACCAAGAACTTCAACATATCCGCAATAGTCTTCCAGATTCTGTACGCATTCAACGAGTAGAAGAGCGTCTCTCGGCACTGGGCAATGTCACTACCTGCAATGACTATGTAGCTCTTGTTCATCCAGATCTTGACAGG GAGACAGAAGAGATCTTGGCAGATGTACTGAAGGTTGAGGTTTTCAGGCAAACGGTAGCGGATCAGGTGCTGGTAGGAAGTTACTGTGTTTTTAGTAACCAAGGAGGAATTGTGCACCCCAAAACTTCAATTGACGATCAGGATGAACTGTCTTCGTTGCTCCAGGTCCCACTCGTG GCTGGAACAGTGAATCGTGGCAGCGAGGTCATTGCAGCAGGAATGGTTGTGAATGACTGGTGTGCCTTCTGTGGGCTGGACACGACCAGCACTGAGCTCTCCGTCATTGAGAGTATCTTCAAGCTGAATGAAGCTCAGCCAAGTACCATCGCTACCAACATGAGAGATTCCTTGATTGACAG cTTGACATGA